The Thermocrinis ruber genome has a window encoding:
- a CDS encoding glycosyltransferase family 4 protein, translating to MEKKERKRIVLSSNTAFSLYNFRLHFMRALKEKGYEVMAVSPEDGKYSELLRREFSFFPVKSLDRKGKNPIKDLKLFFEYFLLFKRLKPDLVINFTIKPNIYGSISAGLLGMPSISVITGLGYVFIRESWLTKLVKLLYWLAFRFNKAVVFQNSEDMKTLENLCEGRCLLIESSGVDLKHLDPELCKEAKKDEFTFLFVGRLLKDKGIYELIKAFERLKKEKPKVKLIIVGSPDEGNPNSVSKGELEKWVKEGLIEWHGFQEDVRPFYCVADCVVLPSYREGIPRVLLEAMAMEKPIITTDAPGCKNVCVDGANGFLVKPKDVESLYLAMKKMVELGDEKLREFGKAGRRLAEEKYSVEKIVREYINLIEDVLSKS from the coding sequence ATGGAGAAGAAGGAAAGGAAAAGAATAGTCTTATCTTCAAACACTGCCTTCAGTCTATACAACTTTAGACTTCACTTTATGAGGGCTTTAAAAGAGAAGGGTTATGAAGTTATGGCAGTTTCTCCGGAGGATGGGAAGTATTCGGAGTTGTTGAGAAGGGAATTTAGTTTTTTTCCAGTGAAAAGCTTAGACAGAAAAGGGAAAAATCCTATTAAAGACCTCAAGCTATTTTTTGAATATTTTTTGCTTTTTAAAAGGCTAAAACCAGACCTTGTTATTAACTTTACCATAAAGCCAAACATCTATGGCTCCATATCCGCTGGCTTGCTTGGTATGCCATCAATAAGTGTGATAACCGGGCTTGGGTATGTGTTTATAAGGGAAAGCTGGCTTACTAAGCTGGTAAAACTTTTATACTGGCTTGCTTTTAGATTTAATAAGGCGGTTGTGTTTCAGAACTCAGAGGATATGAAAACTCTTGAAAACCTATGCGAAGGAAGATGTCTTCTTATTGAAAGCTCAGGTGTAGATTTAAAGCACCTTGACCCTGAATTATGCAAAGAAGCAAAAAAAGATGAATTTACTTTCCTTTTTGTGGGAAGGCTTTTAAAAGACAAAGGAATTTATGAACTAATAAAGGCTTTTGAAAGGCTGAAAAAAGAAAAGCCAAAGGTAAAGCTTATCATTGTTGGAAGTCCGGACGAGGGAAATCCCAATTCAGTTAGTAAAGGAGAGCTTGAAAAGTGGGTAAAAGAAGGTTTAATTGAATGGCATGGCTTCCAAGAGGATGTCCGACCCTTTTATTGCGTGGCGGATTGTGTAGTTCTGCCATCATACAGGGAAGGCATTCCGAGGGTTTTGCTCGAAGCCATGGCTATGGAAAAACCTATAATAACCACCGATGCACCCGGTTGCAAAAATGTATGCGTTGATGGGGCTAATGGATTTTTGGTAAAACCAAAAGATGTGGAGAGTTTGTATTTGGCGATGAAGAAAATGGTTGAGTTGGGAGATGAAAAGCTTAGGGAGTTTGGCAAAGCGGGTAGAAGATTGGCGGAAGAAAAATACAGCGTAGAGAAAATAGTGAGAGAATATATAAACCTTATTGAAGACGTTCTTTCAAAATCTTAA
- a CDS encoding nucleotide sugar dehydrogenase, producing the protein MEYKDFLKALKTHKEKICVVGLGYVGLPLAVSLAEHFKVVGFDKNSKRVEALRQGIDYTGEVENREKLLNPNLSFTDDPSAIKECKFIIVAVPTPVDKLKNPDLSFLKSASEVVGKNLTKGSVVVYESTVYPGATEEVCVPILEKESGLKWKQDFFVGYSPERVNPGDREHTIEKVIKVVAGDTPETLELIVEVYGTVVKAGVYKAPDIKTAEAAKVIENIQRDINIALINELALIFHRLGLDTKEVLKAAGTKWNFLRFEPGLVGGHCIPVDPYYLAHKSLEVGYVPELILAGRRINEEISIYVAHELVKTLIKAGKQVKGAKVLVLGITFKENVPDVRNSKVFEVIKELREFGIEPVVYDPVAREEEVKEEFDIELEKDYKAKAPYDAILYAVRHRVFLETFTLEGLKRLSLEPSILFDIKGVFERKDAERLGFIYWRL; encoded by the coding sequence ATGGAGTATAAGGATTTTTTAAAAGCTTTGAAAACCCATAAAGAAAAAATCTGCGTTGTGGGGCTTGGGTATGTGGGATTACCCTTGGCGGTTAGCCTTGCGGAGCACTTTAAAGTGGTTGGCTTTGATAAGAACTCAAAGAGAGTGGAAGCTTTAAGGCAGGGAATAGACTATACGGGCGAGGTGGAAAACAGGGAAAAGCTTTTAAACCCTAATCTTTCTTTTACTGACGACCCTTCTGCAATAAAGGAGTGTAAGTTCATAATCGTGGCAGTGCCTACGCCAGTGGATAAGCTAAAGAACCCAGACCTGTCCTTTTTAAAGTCTGCCTCTGAGGTGGTGGGTAAAAATCTAACAAAGGGTAGCGTGGTGGTTTATGAATCTACTGTCTATCCGGGGGCTACAGAAGAGGTCTGCGTGCCAATATTGGAAAAGGAAAGTGGTCTTAAGTGGAAGCAGGACTTTTTTGTGGGATACTCTCCAGAAAGGGTAAATCCGGGAGACAGGGAACACACTATTGAAAAGGTCATAAAGGTAGTTGCGGGAGATACTCCAGAAACTTTAGAGCTAATTGTAGAAGTCTACGGAACTGTGGTTAAGGCGGGAGTTTATAAAGCACCCGATATTAAGACAGCGGAAGCGGCAAAGGTAATAGAGAACATTCAAAGGGACATAAACATAGCCCTTATAAACGAGTTAGCCCTTATATTCCATAGACTTGGGCTTGACACAAAGGAAGTTTTAAAAGCTGCGGGAACCAAGTGGAACTTCTTGAGGTTTGAGCCGGGACTTGTGGGAGGGCATTGCATTCCGGTGGACCCATATTACCTTGCCCATAAATCTTTAGAAGTTGGTTATGTGCCTGAACTCATTTTGGCAGGAAGGAGAATAAACGAAGAAATTTCCATCTATGTAGCCCATGAGCTTGTAAAAACGCTTATCAAGGCAGGAAAGCAAGTAAAGGGTGCAAAAGTTTTAGTGCTTGGGATAACCTTCAAGGAGAATGTGCCAGATGTCAGAAACAGCAAAGTTTTTGAAGTTATAAAAGAACTTAGAGAGTTTGGAATTGAACCTGTGGTCTATGATCCGGTGGCAAGGGAGGAAGAAGTGAAGGAGGAGTTTGATATAGAACTTGAGAAGGATTACAAAGCAAAGGCTCCTTACGATGCTATTTTGTATGCGGTAAGGCATAGGGTATTTCTTGAAACATTTACCTTAGAAGGGCTTAAAAGGTTGTCCCTTGAGCCATCGATACTTTTTGACATAAAGGGAGTTTTTGAAAGAAAGGATGCGGAAAGATTGGGTTTCATATATTGGAGATTATAA
- the asnB gene encoding asparagine synthase (glutamine-hydrolyzing) produces the protein MCRIVGFIDFNFNNFYSLEETITLMRDTLIHGGPDDAGIFIDKDFPVALGHRRLSILDLSSLGHQPMEFENLVITYNGEVYNFKEIRKELEKEGYKFISNSDTEVILKAFHRWGFSAVHKFRGMFAFALWDKKDKKLILCRDRIGVKPLYYYYKNGLFMFASELKAFHKHSKFEKNLNLTGLSLYLKYGYIPAPYSIFENVHKLKPGHFLVLDQKGNIEEFPYWKVEDYFLKGKEEKDKWLKRSEEELAQELEEILTESFKLRLVSDVPVGMFLSGGIDSSTVCALLSKEGIKLKTFTIGFYEKEYNEAEYAKKVAEYFGTEHTELYCTPKEAFEIIPKLPEIYDEPFGDSSAIPTYLVSRLARSQVKVSLSADGGDEQFCGYTRYWLITDRIAKLSKIPFSNLLANTLDLIHPDLALKLYNAFKPILPKYTNFRDKYIKLRNVLKAKDVMEQYDLAVSYFLVEDLKPLGIGSSEKKDLKDWALVDELDPLASMMLLDLKTYLPDDILVKVDRATMSVALEGREPFLDHKIVEWTSQLPVEFKYKNGISKYLLRKVLYKYIPKELVERPKQGFGVPIYEWFKGELKGLYKEYLDVERIKKEGLFNHVEVKRLLEDFLSDRGVNHNKLWLLFVFETWRNKWL, from the coding sequence ATGTGCCGAATAGTAGGCTTTATTGACTTTAATTTCAATAATTTTTACTCCCTTGAAGAAACAATTACACTTATGCGTGATACTCTTATTCATGGCGGACCCGATGATGCGGGAATTTTTATAGATAAAGACTTCCCCGTAGCTTTGGGACACCGGAGGCTTTCCATCCTTGACCTTTCTTCGCTTGGACATCAGCCCATGGAGTTTGAAAATTTAGTGATAACCTACAACGGAGAGGTGTATAACTTCAAGGAAATCAGAAAAGAGCTTGAAAAGGAGGGCTATAAATTTATCTCAAACTCAGACACGGAGGTTATCCTTAAGGCTTTCCACCGATGGGGCTTTTCTGCGGTCCATAAATTCCGTGGCATGTTTGCCTTTGCCCTGTGGGACAAAAAAGACAAAAAGCTTATCCTTTGCAGGGACAGGATAGGCGTAAAGCCTCTGTATTACTATTACAAAAACGGACTTTTTATGTTTGCATCAGAGCTAAAAGCTTTTCACAAACACTCAAAGTTTGAAAAAAATCTAAACCTCACAGGACTTTCCCTATACCTAAAATACGGCTACATACCAGCACCCTATTCTATCTTTGAAAATGTCCATAAACTAAAGCCCGGACACTTTTTAGTCTTAGACCAAAAGGGAAACATTGAGGAATTCCCTTATTGGAAGGTAGAAGATTATTTCCTGAAGGGAAAGGAAGAAAAGGATAAGTGGCTAAAAAGGTCAGAGGAGGAACTGGCACAGGAGCTTGAGGAGATTTTAACGGAAAGCTTCAAGCTTAGGCTTGTCTCTGATGTGCCGGTAGGAATGTTTTTGAGCGGGGGCATTGACTCTTCCACCGTGTGTGCCCTGCTTTCAAAGGAAGGAATTAAGCTAAAGACCTTTACCATAGGCTTTTACGAAAAGGAATACAACGAGGCAGAGTATGCCAAAAAGGTGGCGGAGTATTTTGGAACAGAACATACAGAGCTTTACTGCACTCCAAAGGAAGCCTTTGAAATAATCCCAAAGCTACCAGAGATTTATGACGAGCCCTTTGGGGACTCTTCTGCCATTCCCACCTATTTGGTCTCAAGGCTAGCCAGATCTCAGGTAAAGGTCTCCCTATCCGCTGACGGAGGAGATGAGCAGTTCTGCGGATACACAAGGTATTGGTTGATTACAGACAGAATAGCCAAGCTGTCAAAAATTCCCTTTTCCAATCTGCTTGCCAACACCCTAGACCTCATCCATCCAGACCTTGCTCTGAAGCTTTACAACGCATTTAAACCAATTCTGCCAAAATACACCAACTTTAGGGACAAATACATAAAGCTTAGAAATGTTTTGAAGGCTAAGGATGTTATGGAACAGTATGATTTAGCAGTTAGCTACTTTTTGGTGGAGGACCTAAAGCCTTTGGGAATAGGGTCGTCGGAAAAGAAAGACTTAAAAGATTGGGCTTTGGTTGATGAGCTTGACCCACTTGCTTCAATGATGCTACTTGACTTGAAAACTTATCTACCTGACGATATACTCGTTAAGGTGGATAGGGCAACCATGAGCGTAGCCCTTGAAGGAAGGGAGCCCTTTTTAGACCATAAAATAGTGGAATGGACTTCTCAACTCCCGGTGGAGTTCAAGTATAAAAACGGTATCAGCAAGTATTTGCTAAGAAAGGTTTTGTATAAATACATCCCAAAAGAGCTTGTAGAGAGACCAAAGCAAGGTTTTGGGGTGCCAATCTATGAGTGGTTTAAGGGAGAACTAAAGGGACTATATAAAGAGTATTTGGACGTAGAGAGAATAAAAAAGGAAGGATTGTTTAACCACGTGGAAGTCAAAAGACTTTTAGAGGACTTTCTTTCTGACAGAGGAGTAAATCATAACAAGCTTTGGCTATTGTTTGTGTTTGAAACTTGGAGGAATAAATGGCTGTAA
- a CDS encoding DUF5989 family protein has protein sequence MGTLKEIFLFIINTKKWWLVPVLLALLLIALLVVLSSSPTIAPFIYTIF, from the coding sequence ATGGGAACACTGAAGGAGATCTTTCTCTTCATAATTAACACCAAAAAGTGGTGGCTTGTTCCTGTCCTTTTGGCTTTGCTGTTGATAGCCCTACTCGTAGTTTTGTCTTCTAGTCCTACAATAGCGCCGTTTATATACACTATATTTTAG
- a CDS encoding glycosyltransferase, protein MAVKLYFLINSLAGGGAEKVAIRLSEHLPISEFILLERDVKYKTDKPIFFLSNHSTKTSPIIKTLNIPIYAYKLSDFIEKNSLVVSFLERANFVNIISKLFKKHKAIISVHVDQQTGHVGLRKLNKLLVRLLYPKADLIIAVSHGVKESLINLGIEEEKIKVIYNPYPIDQIRELAKESLGSYEEIFKHPVLITAGRLTKQKGLWYLLRVFKALKEKHKDLKLVILGEGELKDYLVELSQELGLKTYVWDRDRLSESFDVYFLGFQKNPFKFMARSKLFVFPSLWEGFGNVLVEAMVCGVPVVSSDCRSGPREILAPNTDFNYQTQKPEFAEYGVLIPVFEVKYKTAKEPLEEREIMWVETVDKLLEDENLRKNYSEKVKQRAEDFRIEKIVQEWKEVL, encoded by the coding sequence ATGGCTGTAAAGCTATACTTTCTCATAAATTCCCTTGCGGGAGGAGGGGCGGAAAAGGTGGCAATAAGGTTATCTGAGCATTTACCAATATCTGAATTTATTTTACTTGAGCGTGATGTTAAATACAAGACAGATAAACCGATCTTTTTTCTTAGCAATCATTCAACCAAAACAAGCCCAATAATAAAAACTTTAAACATTCCAATATATGCGTATAAGCTTTCGGATTTCATAGAAAAAAATTCACTTGTGGTATCATTTTTGGAAAGGGCTAATTTTGTAAATATAATTTCCAAGCTTTTTAAGAAGCACAAAGCCATAATATCCGTGCATGTGGACCAGCAAACAGGTCATGTTGGTTTAAGAAAACTGAACAAGCTTTTGGTAAGACTTCTTTATCCGAAGGCAGACCTAATTATAGCAGTTAGCCACGGAGTGAAGGAAAGCTTGATTAATCTCGGTATAGAGGAAGAAAAAATAAAGGTGATCTACAATCCCTATCCAATAGATCAAATAAGAGAGTTAGCAAAGGAATCGTTAGGAAGCTATGAAGAAATTTTTAAACATCCCGTTTTAATCACCGCAGGAAGGCTAACAAAGCAAAAGGGTCTATGGTACTTGCTAAGAGTCTTTAAAGCTTTAAAAGAAAAGCACAAAGATTTAAAGCTTGTGATTTTAGGAGAGGGAGAGTTAAAGGATTATTTAGTAGAACTTTCTCAAGAACTTGGACTAAAAACTTATGTTTGGGACAGAGATAGGCTTTCCGAAAGCTTTGATGTTTATTTCTTGGGCTTTCAGAAAAACCCTTTCAAATTCATGGCAAGGTCTAAGCTTTTTGTTTTTCCTTCTTTGTGGGAAGGGTTTGGGAACGTTTTAGTAGAAGCTATGGTGTGTGGAGTGCCTGTAGTATCTTCCGACTGCAGAAGCGGTCCAAGGGAGATTTTGGCACCAAACACAGATTTTAACTATCAAACCCAAAAGCCAGAGTTTGCAGAATATGGGGTCTTGATACCTGTTTTTGAAGTAAAATATAAAACTGCAAAGGAACCCTTAGAAGAGAGGGAAATAATGTGGGTTGAAACTGTAGATAAGCTACTTGAAGACGAAAACTTGAGAAAAAACTACTCGGAAAAAGTTAAACAAAGGGCGGAGGATTTTAGAATTGAAAAGATCGTTCAAGAATGGAAGGAGGTTTTATGA
- a CDS encoding GDSL-type esterase/lipase family protein — protein MEGGFGMKKIWKVVVVNIILVLLVLYGFEFYLYRSLPKLPCDDYSGSYKRCNEKILYTWGNPVVNNSFGFREREFAIPKPDNVFRIMVLGDSLTWGAGLAVEERYTNRLEKYLNERLKGKFPKRIEVLNFGIPGGPTIAERDILRTFIDLVNPDLVIVGFCLNDPQPKSQEWSIEKDRIDRYAKFFLSPIRRLFGILHLELTASFIEKGFYKTLERLGIIPPWYVALDRVYDKNSKEWKDFEKALKDIIDMSNKKGLPPPIFAVLNQGVYTDKPTDYRNPDDMLKLYLKWYHQAEDTASKIGFKTVNFEKEIAEKLHDKPLAVNVLDGHPSAEVNDIYAQKFAEFIIKEYFLKGGIHNGNKGRN, from the coding sequence ATGGAAGGAGGTTTTGGGATGAAGAAAATTTGGAAAGTGGTTGTCGTAAACATCATTTTAGTGCTTTTAGTTTTATACGGGTTTGAATTCTACCTTTACAGAAGCCTTCCCAAGCTTCCTTGTGATGATTATAGTGGTTCCTACAAACGTTGCAATGAAAAAATATTGTATACTTGGGGTAATCCAGTGGTAAACAACAGTTTCGGCTTTAGGGAAAGAGAATTTGCTATTCCAAAGCCTGACAATGTTTTTAGAATAATGGTTTTAGGGGATTCTCTTACTTGGGGTGCTGGGCTTGCGGTAGAGGAAAGGTATACTAATAGGTTAGAAAAATATTTAAACGAAAGGCTTAAAGGAAAATTTCCAAAAAGAATAGAGGTTTTAAATTTTGGTATTCCTGGAGGACCTACTATAGCCGAGAGAGATATTCTAAGGACATTCATAGATTTGGTTAATCCTGATCTGGTCATAGTAGGTTTTTGTCTGAACGACCCTCAGCCTAAATCACAAGAATGGAGCATAGAAAAGGATAGGATTGACAGATACGCTAAGTTTTTCTTAAGCCCTATCAGGCGTCTCTTTGGAATATTACATTTAGAGCTTACAGCTTCATTCATAGAAAAGGGGTTCTATAAAACTCTTGAGAGGTTAGGAATAATTCCTCCTTGGTATGTAGCCCTTGATAGGGTTTACGATAAGAACTCTAAGGAGTGGAAAGACTTTGAGAAAGCCCTTAAAGACATAATAGATATGTCTAATAAAAAGGGACTGCCTCCCCCGATCTTTGCAGTGCTTAATCAGGGAGTATATACTGATAAGCCTACAGATTATAGAAATCCAGATGATATGTTAAAGCTATATCTAAAGTGGTATCATCAAGCAGAAGACACCGCTTCTAAAATAGGGTTTAAGACAGTTAATTTCGAGAAAGAAATCGCAGAGAAACTTCACGATAAACCACTGGCTGTAAATGTGCTTGATGGACACCCCTCGGCTGAGGTCAATGATATTTATGCCCAAAAATTTGCCGAGTTTATAATTAAAGAATACTTTTTAAAAGGAGGAATTCACAATGGAAACAAAGGACGCAATTAA
- a CDS encoding MraY family glycosyltransferase — protein sequence MFYLLLAFLSSFLACYFLLKFSTQRALDHTEGVQKFHSWRAVRLGGVALMISLITSCIAFYLSGKDFAKEYLLVILSSLPVFLGGLAEDLTKKVGPKSRLFMAFISGILAFLLLGAHLTRIDVPILDFVLSNYLIFSVLFTSFALAGVSNAVNIIDGFNGLASGVLIISFLAYAYVSYLLGDFFLLYLSLTITFALIGFFFWNFPFGYIFLGDGGAYLLGFLAGLLGVLVVERHPEVSPWFPFLLLLYPIYETIFSILRRKLLRGFSPFQPDAIHLHTLIYKRIVIKHIGNLLPTFLTNSLTSPYLWFMTFICVIPAVLFWNRTIFLVLFSILFMLFYTWLYFRIVRFKTPEFLTLPLKILKERLQ from the coding sequence TTGTTTTACCTGCTTTTAGCCTTTCTTAGCTCCTTTCTTGCCTGCTACTTTCTTTTAAAGTTTTCTACACAAAGGGCTTTGGACCATACGGAGGGAGTTCAAAAGTTCCACAGCTGGAGGGCAGTAAGGCTCGGTGGAGTTGCCTTAATGATTTCTCTTATAACCTCCTGTATAGCCTTTTACCTTTCGGGCAAAGACTTTGCAAAGGAATACCTCTTGGTGATCCTTTCCTCTTTACCTGTTTTCTTGGGCGGTCTTGCGGAGGATTTAACAAAAAAAGTGGGACCAAAATCAAGGCTATTTATGGCTTTTATCTCCGGGATTTTAGCCTTTTTGCTTTTGGGTGCCCATCTGACGCGCATTGATGTTCCTATTTTGGACTTTGTTCTTTCCAACTATCTGATATTTTCTGTCCTTTTTACATCCTTTGCCCTTGCGGGCGTGTCTAACGCGGTAAACATAATAGATGGTTTTAACGGACTTGCCAGCGGTGTGCTAATAATAAGCTTTCTCGCATACGCCTATGTTTCCTATCTTCTGGGAGATTTCTTTTTGCTCTACCTTAGCCTAACCATCACCTTTGCCCTAATTGGCTTTTTCTTCTGGAACTTCCCCTTTGGCTACATATTCTTGGGAGATGGCGGAGCATACCTTTTAGGCTTTTTGGCTGGGCTTTTGGGAGTTTTAGTAGTGGAAAGGCATCCAGAAGTTTCCCCGTGGTTTCCCTTCTTGCTCTTGCTCTATCCCATTTATGAAACGATATTTTCAATCCTGAGACGAAAACTTCTGCGTGGTTTTTCTCCATTCCAACCTGACGCCATACACTTACATACCCTAATCTACAAAAGAATAGTTATAAAACACATTGGTAACCTGTTGCCAACATTCCTAACTAACTCCCTTACCTCTCCCTACCTCTGGTTTATGACTTTTATCTGCGTTATACCTGCGGTTCTCTTCTGGAATAGGACCATCTTTTTAGTGCTTTTCAGCATACTCTTTATGCTGTTTTACACTTGGCTCTATTTTAGAATCGTCAGGTTCAAAACGCCAGAATTTCTAACATTGCCCCTTAAGATTTTGAAAGAACGTCTTCAATAA
- a CDS encoding carbamoyltransferase family protein has product MYILGISAFYHDSAAVLLKDDFIVAAAQEERFTRKKHDPSFPINAIKFCLEYGGVSLNELDAIVFYEKPFTKFERLIETYYVYAPKGIKSFLSSMHVWIKEKLFLKKIMLDELSKIEPVNKKKLNLLFSEHHLSHAASAFFPSPYKEAAILTIDGVGEWATASVGIGIDNKIELLKELRFPHSVGLLYSAFTYFLGFKVNSGEYKLMGLAPYGDPNSERVKKFISLIYDNLVDVKEDGSIFLNQDYFDYCTGLKMIKDDKWEKLFGFPKREPESEIEAHHCDLAYAIQKVTEDIIIRMARYAKKLTGAKYLTMAGGVALNCVANSRLLREGIFEDIWVQPAAGDAGGALGAAYAVYHMYYGKPRTIQGFDKMQGCYLGPEYGELEIKRVANKYKAKYKYFDNFKELCDIVADYIAQGKVVGWFQGRMEWGPRALGNRSILADARNPEMQLNLNLKIKFREGFRPFAPAVLYEDMQEYFAFDRPAPYMLFIAEVISSRRNPLPLNYWSLPLREKLYYLRSDIPAVTHIDFSARIQTVHKETNPRFYKLIDSFKKKTGYSVIINTSFNVRGEPIVCNPDDAYKCFMRTDMDYLVMGNYLFDKKEQPVWTEEFDAKKLFGMD; this is encoded by the coding sequence ATGTATATATTAGGTATTTCAGCCTTTTATCACGACTCGGCTGCAGTCTTATTGAAAGATGACTTTATCGTAGCTGCAGCTCAGGAAGAGAGATTTACCAGAAAAAAGCATGATCCCTCCTTTCCGATAAATGCCATTAAATTTTGTTTAGAATATGGTGGAGTTTCATTAAATGAATTGGACGCTATAGTTTTCTACGAAAAACCTTTTACCAAGTTTGAAAGATTAATAGAAACTTACTATGTATATGCACCCAAGGGAATAAAATCCTTTCTTTCGTCAATGCATGTTTGGATAAAGGAAAAGCTATTTCTTAAAAAGATTATGTTAGATGAGCTATCTAAAATTGAACCTGTAAACAAAAAGAAATTAAACTTATTATTTTCTGAACATCACCTCTCTCATGCAGCAAGTGCCTTTTTCCCATCACCCTATAAAGAAGCAGCGATCTTAACTATAGACGGCGTTGGGGAGTGGGCTACAGCCTCCGTTGGAATTGGAATAGACAATAAAATTGAACTATTAAAGGAGTTGAGATTTCCCCATTCAGTAGGTCTCCTATACTCAGCTTTTACATACTTTTTAGGGTTCAAGGTTAATTCTGGTGAGTATAAACTTATGGGATTAGCCCCATACGGGGACCCAAATTCAGAACGAGTAAAGAAGTTTATATCCTTAATCTATGATAACTTAGTAGATGTGAAGGAAGACGGCTCTATATTTTTAAATCAGGACTATTTTGATTATTGCACAGGACTTAAGATGATAAAAGATGATAAATGGGAGAAGCTTTTTGGTTTTCCAAAAAGAGAACCAGAAAGCGAAATTGAAGCCCATCATTGTGATCTCGCATACGCAATACAGAAAGTTACTGAGGACATTATAATAAGAATGGCAAGGTATGCAAAAAAATTAACTGGAGCAAAGTATTTAACTATGGCAGGAGGGGTGGCTCTAAACTGTGTAGCAAATTCACGATTACTTAGGGAAGGTATATTTGAAGACATTTGGGTGCAACCTGCTGCGGGAGATGCAGGGGGCGCCTTAGGTGCTGCTTACGCTGTATATCATATGTACTACGGCAAGCCAAGGACAATTCAAGGCTTTGATAAAATGCAAGGTTGCTATCTTGGACCAGAATATGGCGAATTAGAAATAAAACGCGTAGCAAATAAATATAAAGCAAAGTATAAGTACTTTGATAACTTTAAAGAATTGTGCGATATAGTAGCAGATTACATAGCTCAAGGCAAAGTAGTTGGATGGTTCCAAGGTAGAATGGAATGGGGTCCGCGAGCACTCGGTAATAGAAGCATCTTGGCTGATGCAAGAAACCCTGAGATGCAATTGAACTTGAACCTAAAAATAAAGTTTAGGGAAGGCTTTAGACCCTTTGCTCCAGCGGTTTTGTATGAAGATATGCAAGAATATTTTGCTTTTGATAGACCAGCTCCTTATATGCTTTTTATAGCAGAAGTTATAAGTAGTAGACGTAATCCCTTACCATTAAACTACTGGTCATTACCTTTGAGGGAAAAGTTATACTATTTACGTTCAGATATTCCAGCTGTAACTCATATTGATTTCTCAGCCAGAATTCAAACAGTGCATAAAGAGACAAATCCAAGGTTCTACAAATTGATAGATAGCTTTAAGAAAAAGACAGGATACTCTGTAATAATTAATACCAGTTTTAATGTCAGAGGGGAGCCCATTGTCTGCAACCCTGACGATGCATATAAATGCTTTATGAGAACGGATATGGATTATCTTGTTATGGGAAATTATCTGTTTGATAAAAAAGAACAACCAGTTTGGACTGAAGAGTTTGATGCTAAAAAATTATTTGGTATGGACTGA
- a CDS encoding glycosyltransferase family 2 protein: MMEKIKNNPKVSVIIPTIGRESLIRTLESVLNQTYQNLEIIITDDTEEGKAKPLIERYLTDPRIKYVINTKYKHGPDGNKNNGLDNITGEYFTFVDDDDIIMPNAIEELLNVAIKGNYSIVFANCVDNIEGEFTGLHYGKDEEVCWLDWLCSRYEREYFFLIKTSILENDRFYDECWGGEGILMLKLFKKAQVSFYLHKALAKIYKVYIGSQDRVSLQYAKQAKRTYLKYVLFLQEFGNDMISHCPKTFIRHSLIGIYYSALVEEYKQAFKWCMDSVKAYPKLFFIPILWTLFCMILPKSFVIKFYENYSKRIRKLLLKMLIGGRSK; encoded by the coding sequence ATGATGGAAAAAATAAAGAATAACCCAAAAGTTTCAGTTATCATACCAACTATTGGCAGAGAAAGCTTAATAAGAACATTAGAAAGCGTTTTAAATCAAACCTACCAGAATTTAGAAATAATAATAACTGATGATACAGAGGAGGGCAAAGCCAAACCATTGATAGAAAGATATTTGACAGACCCAAGGATTAAATACGTTATTAATACAAAATATAAACACGGTCCGGACGGAAACAAAAATAATGGATTAGATAACATCACTGGTGAATACTTTACTTTTGTAGATGATGACGATATTATAATGCCAAATGCTATTGAGGAACTTTTGAATGTTGCTATTAAAGGAAACTACAGTATAGTTTTTGCCAATTGTGTAGATAACATAGAAGGAGAATTTACCGGATTACATTATGGAAAGGATGAAGAAGTCTGTTGGTTAGACTGGTTATGTAGCAGATACGAACGCGAATATTTTTTTCTTATAAAAACTTCAATTTTGGAAAATGATAGATTTTACGACGAATGTTGGGGAGGAGAGGGAATATTAATGCTTAAACTTTTCAAAAAGGCACAGGTTAGTTTTTATTTACATAAGGCATTAGCAAAAATATATAAAGTATATATCGGTAGTCAAGATAGAGTCTCTCTTCAGTACGCTAAACAAGCAAAGAGGACTTATTTAAAGTATGTACTTTTTCTACAAGAGTTTGGAAATGATATGATAAGTCACTGTCCCAAGACTTTTATAAGACACTCCTTGATCGGGATTTACTACTCAGCATTGGTTGAAGAATATAAGCAGGCTTTCAAATGGTGCATGGATTCAGTGAAAGCATACCCAAAATTATTTTTTATACCTATCCTCTGGACATTATTTTGTATGATTTTGCCTAAATCTTTTGTGATTAAATTTTACGAGAACTACTCAAAGAGAATTAGAAAGCTTTTATTAAAAATGTTGATTGGAGGACGTTCTAAATGA